Below is a window of Candidatus Nanosynbacter sp. HMT-352 DNA.
AATGCGGATACAATCGTTATAACACCGAAAGCTCTACCTGTAATTACTGCATGGTTGGGTAAGGAGGAAGCGTAATATGAAACAGACGATTATTATCCCACGCGTTAGTGAAAAGGCTTACGCACAGAGCGCCAATGGTGTATATGTGCTACGCGTTCCACTTAACTTGAATAAGAACGAAATCAAATCAGCTGTAGAAGCACAATTTGGCGTTACTGTAGTTAAGGTTAAAACCTTAGTACAAGACGGCAAGGCTGTACGCTTCTCACGAGGCAAGAATCGTTATCCTGGCACAACAACGCGCAAGGATTGGAAGAAGGCTTACGTGACGCTGAAAGAAGGCGATAAGCTCGATGTGTTTGACGCAGTAGAGCAGCAGATGGAGGAGACCAAGTAATGCCAGTGAAAGCTTACAATCCAACCACTCCTGCTCGTCGCGGCATGACGAGTCAGGATTTGTCAGACATTACAACAAGAAAACCTCTTAAAAGTCTGATTAAAGCTAAAAAGCAAAATGCCGGTCGCAACAACCAAGGTCGAATTACCGTTCGTCATCGCGGAGGCGGCGTTCGTCGTCACTACCGCTTGGTGAACCACAATTTGCCAGCAGGCTTGACCTTGACGATTGAAGAAATCGAATACGATCCAAACCGCTCAGCTCGTATTGCTCGAGTTAAGGATCAGTACAATTTGTACCACTACATCTTAGCTGACACCTCAATGGTTAAGGGTAAAACTATCCGAACTGGTGAAGAAGCTCCAATTGAGGCTTCGAACCGCTTGCCATTGTCAGTTATTCCTGTTGGTACGATGATTTACGCTATTGAGTTGACCGCTGGTAAGGGTGCACAAATGGTGCGCGCTGCTGGTGCTAAAGCTCAGTTGATGGCAAAAGAAGGCAACTACGCAACTATCAAATTGCCATCTGGCGAAGTTCGCAAAGTTCGCTTGGAAGCTACCGCTGCTATCGGTGTAGTCGGTAACGTTCAGCACCAAAATGTTAAGATCGGTTCAGCTGGTCGCAAACGCCGCAAGGGCATTCGCCCAACTGTTCGTGGTGTCGTTATGAACGCCGCAGATCACCCACATGGTGGTGGTGACGGTGGTCGCCACGGTACTGGTAAAGCGCCACGTACTCCTTGGGGTCAATTGACATTAGGTTATCGAACTCGTCGCCGTAAAGGCTCGAATAAATTAATCGTACGCACGCGTCACGACGCGAAGAGGAAGAGGTAAATCACGATGAGTCGTTCATTAAAGAAAGGTCCATTCGTCGATGTAAAGCTAGCAAAGAAAATTGCTGCTCTTAGCCTTGACGATCGAACCGTTATCAAAACGTGGGCGCGCGCTTCGACTATTACACCAGAGATGGTTGGTCGAACGATTGCTGTTCACAACGGTAGAGTGCACGTACCAGTGCTGATTACCGAAAATATGGTTGGTCATAAGCTCGGTGAGTTTAGTCCAACTCGTAAATTCCGTAAACACGGTGGAAAGGATAAGAAGTAATCATGGCTGATACAACTTATACTGTCCGTGCTTACGCTAAAGGTGTTGATCAGGCACCACGTAAGGTAAGCCTAGTTGCAGCCTTGGTGCGAGGTCGTACTGTAGCTGATGCGCTAGTTATCTTAGAGCACGTTCCAAAGCGCGCTGCTAGCCCAGTCAAAAAGGCTATCGAAAGCGCTAAGGCAAACGCTATCAACAACCACGGCTTGGACGCGAAAAGCTTAGTAATTACTACTTTGAGCGTTACTACTGGTACACGTTTGCGTCGCTTTAAGCCTGCATCACGTGGCCGTGCTTTGCCATTCCAGAAAAAGACTTCAAATATTTTGGTTGAAGTAACTGGCGCGGAAAAGCCAAAGAAAGCGCCTGCAAAAAAGGCCGAAGCTAAGGCAGAAGCAAAAACTGCTAAGCCTGTAGCTAAAAAAGCCGCTAAACCGGCAGCAAAAAAGGAGGAGAAGTAAATGGGTCAAAAAGTGAATCCAATCAACTTCCGCCTACAGGTCAATAAGAACTGGAGCTCTCGTTGGTTTACGGCCAATAAAAAAGAGTTTGCAGAGGCGATTCGTCAGGATCACGAAATCCGCGAGTTGATTGAAAAGAAATTTGCCTCACGCCCAACTATCAATCGCATTGAGATTGAGCGTAGCGCCAACTTGATCACGATTACAATTCACACGGCAAAAGCTGGTGTTGTTATCGGTCGCGGTGGTGCTGGCGTGAATGAATTGAAGAAGCAAGTTGAGAAGATTGCTGGTCAGCCAGTTCGTATCAACATTGAAGAAGTTCGCCGTCCAGAATTGGCAGCCAAATTGGTAGCTGAGAATATCGCTCGCCAATTGGAGCGCCGAATCAACTTCCGCCGTGCAACTAAAATGACCGCACAAAACACCATGAATGCTGGTGCTAAAGGTATTCGTATTGAGGTGGCTGGTCGTTTGAACGGCGCTGAAATGGCACGTCGCGAAAAGGTAATTGAAGGCTCAGTGCCTCTACACACCTTGCGCGCTGATATTGACTTCCACTGTGCTCGCGCTCAGACACCAGCTGGTATCATTGGCGTGAAAGTGTGGATTTATAAGGGAGAAAGGAGTCGCTAAATGCTGTTACCAAAGAAAACTAAGCACCGCAAAGTGCGTATTGGAAAAAACCGCGGTCAAGCAACTCGTGGCAATTACATCGCGTTCGGCGACTTTGCATTGCAATCACAATCAAATGAGCGCATCAACTCCCGCCAAATCGAGTCTGCTCGTCAGGCGATGACTCGTTACATCAAGCGTGGTGGTAAGATTTGGATTCGAATCTTCCCTCACACTCCAGTTACCCGAAAGCCACTTGGCTTGAAGATGGGTCAGGGTAAGGGTAATCCAGAGTTCTTCGTTGCTAAGGTAAAAGCTGGTACTGTTCTGTTTGAGATGCAGGGCGTTTCAGAGGAAGTTGCTCGCGAGGCAATGCGTCTGGCTAGCCACAAATTGCCAGTCAAATGTAAGTTCATCAAGCGGGAGGACGCATAATGGCTGAAACGAAGAAATCTGTTAAAGCGGCAGTTGTTAAGACGATTGACGATTTGAAGAAGGAATTGGCTGAAAAGCGAAACGACCTACTTCAAGCAAAACGTTCTCACGCTGCTGGCGAGTTAGTTAATCCAAAAGCGTTGCGTTCACTCCGAAAGGAAATTGCACGCCTGCTGACACAAATTAATAATACAAAGGAGAGCAAGTAATGGCCCGACGAACATTGATTGGCGTCGTAACGAGTGCCAAGCGCGACAAGACCATCACTGTGACGGTCACTAGCCGCGAAACGCATCCGCTATACGGCAAGCAGTACACCGTGACTCGCAAATACACTGCTCACGATGAAACCAACGAAGCAGGTGAAGGCGACAAGGTGCAAATCGAAGAGACTCGCCCAATTTCCAAGACTAAGAGCTTTACTCTAGTTAAGGTGATTGAAAAGTCTCGCGGTTCTATCAAACTAAAGGACGAAGTTTCTGGCGAAACTAAGGAAGAGGCTAAGGAGGACGACAAATGATCCAACAAGAATCTCGCCTTAAGGTAGCCGATAACTCAGGCGCTAGGGAAGTTTTGTGTATTCGCGTTCTTGGCGGTACACGACGCCGTTACGCTCGCGTTGGCGACGTAATCGTCTGCTCGGTAAAAGACGCTAGCCCAACCGGTAACGTTAAGAAAAAATCTGTTGTTAAGGCTGTAGTTGTTCGTACTCGCGATCAAATTCATCGCAAAGACGGCTCAACAATCTGTTTTGACGACAATGCCGTAGTGATTATCAACGATGACAAGCAGCCAAAAGCTACTCGTGTCTTCGGTCCAGTTCCACGCGAACTTCGCGATATGGGCTACATGAAGATCGTCAGCTTAGCTCCGGAGGTACTCTAATGGCTCGAATTCATAAAGACGATACCGTAAAAATTATTGCTGGTAAAAATAAAGGCACAACTGGTAAAGTTCTAAAAGTTAACACAAAAGACCAAACTGTTTTGGTCGAAGGTGTTGGTGTCGGACATCGCCACGTTAAGCCAAGCCAGTACAATCCAAAAGGTGGCAAGAAAGATATTCACGTACCAATGGATATCAGCAAAGTCGCTTTGGTTATTGATGAGAAATCAGGCAAAACCAGTCGGGTTGGTTTAGTAAAGAATGCTGACGGCGGCAAAACTCGTGTTGCTCGTCAAGCAAAAAATAAGGAGATTAAATAATGGCAGAAAAGAAAACTGTCGTGCCAGCTCCTCGCTTGAAAGCCTTATATCAAGGAACTTACCTTAAGGAACTACAAGCCGAATTGAATCTAAAGAACGTGCATGAAGTGCCAGCTTTGGAAAAGATCGTCGTGAGCGTTGGTACCGGCAAGAAGAAAGATGACAAGCGTCATTTTGAAATTGTCAAAAACACCGTCGAGAAAATTACAGGTCAAGCACCAGTGGCTCGACGAGCCAAAAAATCAATCGCGACATTTAGCATTCGTAAAGGTATGGGCGCGCCAATTGGTGTTAGCGTAACTTTGCGCGGCGCTCGTATGTACGAGTTCATGGATCGTTTGATTAACGTTGCTTTACCTCGCGTTCGTGACTTCCACGGCGTTGGCTTGAAGTTTGATAAAGGTGGCAATTACAATCTCGGCATCACCGAGCAATCGATTTTCCCAGAATTGACATTTGAGGAAACTCAGGTTTTGCACGGTTTGCAGGTTACATTTGTTATCAAGAACGGCAACAAGGAAGCTTCTAAGGCGTTGCTAGAAAAATTTGGCATGCCGTTTGAGAAGAAAGGAGGCGTCAAGTAATGGCTAAGAAATCAATGGTCGCTCGTGATAAGAAGCGCATGAAGATGATTGCCAAGTTTGCAGCCAAGCGTGCTGAGTTGAAAGAACTTGGCGACCTCGATGGTTTGCAAAAATTGCCTCGCAATTCTAGCCCAACCAGGCACAAGAACCGTGATAGCATCTCTGGTCGCCCGCGCGGCTACATGCGTCAATTCGGCTTGAGCCGTATCAATTTCCGCGAAAAAGCAGCCAAGGGTGAAATCCCAGGCATAACAAAGAGTAGTTGGTAAGAAGGAAAGGAGATTAGAATATGTCTATGCAAACTACAGACCCAATCGCCGACCTTCTGACTCGCATCCGCAATGCGAAATTGGTTGGCAAAACGGAAGTTCGTGTTCCGTCCAGCAAGATGAAGAAAGTCATCGCTGAACAATTAGTCAAAAACGGCTACTTGGCAGACGTCAAGCTGGAAGATGCTAAGCCTCGTGGCGTGTTGGTAGTTACTATCAATGAAAAAGGAACTAACAGTACTATCAACGAAATTACCCGCATCTCAAAACCTGGTCGTCGCGTTTACGTCGGCGCTAGCGAGATTCCAAAGGTAAAGAGTGGTCGCGGTTTGGTACTTATCTCAACATCAAAAGGTGTCATGACTGGTGTCGAAGCAGCTAAGGCCAAACTTGGTGGCGAATTGTTGTTGAAGGTTTACTAAGCCTCACGCAAATCAAATAAACGTCCTCATTGCAGGGCGTTTATTTTTTATATCCATCTACACAGAGATAGTATAATAGTGATATGATCGACCTTAAAAATGTGTCTTATGAAACTAATAGTCGAGAATTGTTTAGCGACGTAAGCTTTGCTATTAACGCCGGAGATAAGATTGGACTAGTTGGTTCAAATGGTGCTGGAAAAACTACTTTATTAAAAATAATAAACGGAGATATCCAGCCTACATCAGGTGATATTATTTCGAGTGGTGAAGAGATAGGTATTTTACCACAAAACCTGAATAAATGGCTCGATAAGACAGTTTATGATTTTATAGAAGAAGTGACTGGCGTTAAGTCGGCTAGAGAAGAATTTGATTATCAATGTGAGAGGTTAACTCAAGAGGCTAGTGAAAAGACGCTATTAATTTATGGCGAAGCCCTGGAGAGGTATGAAAAATTCGAAGTAGCAAATTTTGACACGACGATTAAAAAGGCTTTATCGCGGGCAGATCTGGGTGACATTGATCCGGATAGATGTCTGAATACATTTTCTGGGGGACAACGTACACGGATAGCTTTGGCGGCAGTTTTTGCGTCTCGTTATGATCTAATTTTGCTTGATGAGCCAACTAATAATCTTGATGACAGCGGAGTAATTTTGCTTGAAGATTTTATTAACAATTCGCCAGCTTCATTTTTGATCGTGTCTCATGATCGGCATTTCTTACGTAACACTGCAGAACGGATTATAGAATTGACTGGCAGCAAGGGCGTGAACAAGTATAATCTTGGTTACGATGAATATATTGAAGCAAGACGTGAAGCTCGTCAAGCAATGACCGACCGCTATGAGCAATATGAAAAGGAGAAAAAGCGACTATACCGCGTTGCGCGGGACGCTAGAATTCGTGCGAATTCGGCCAAAGCTAGCCACAAAAAATCGGATAGCGATAAGTTAAATGATAATTTTCGTAAAGAGCGCGCATCTTCAAATATTGCAGGGGCGGCTGGAGGTGTGGAGTCTCGCCTGCGACAATTGGACGAACCTGAGAGGGTGGAGGATGAAATTTCTATTAAGTTTGCTTTCGATGAAGTATCTTCTAAGAAGTATAGCCTTATTTCTGTGCAATCGCTGAGTATTTCACATGATGGAGAGAAGATGATAGGACCCGTTACTTTTAATGTACGTCCTGACGATAAAATATTGATCCAAGGAGAGAACGGCTCGGGAAAATCTTCGCTCCTCAATTTTATTATGGGAAATAATACACCTGAGTATCATCGCGGAGAGATAAAAAAAGGCGAAAATGCAAAAATAATATACATGAATCAGTCGCAGTCATTGCCGCTTAAAGATAACTCGCCTTTGGACAATTTGCGGTATTTATCGCCAAAACTTGAATTACACGACGCGATCAATATATTAATTCGTTTTGGTCTAGATAAACGAACAATCTCGTCGACAAAAGCTATAGATCTCAGCGGTGGCGAACGGGCTAAAGTTTTGCTTGCTGCTATGTCAACGAACTCTCCTGATCTTATCATCCTGGATGAGCCGACGAATAACCTTGATATTCCTACGATTGAAGCTTTGGAACTGGCGCTAGGTCAGTATAAAGGAGGTGTTGTGATAGCGTCTCATGATCAAGACTTTATCGAAAATATAGGGATAACGGAGAAAATTAAAATATAAAAAAGACTTGATGGAATAGCTAAGAAAAGCTGCCAATCTTTCACAAGAACAGCTTGCTGAAAAATGGGAGTAACAAGACAAACAATAAGTAACTGGGAGAAGGAGATACTAAATGATTGAACAAAAAACATTCGGCCAGAAAGTAATAGAATTTAATAAAAAATTATCGAAAATATCAATGGAATTACCGGATGGTTTTAAAATTGTAAATCCGTTTAATGGAAGTCAAAAAGAAATAGTAAATGAAATTTCAACAACGTTCTACAAAAGGTTTTACAATGATTGTAATAAACGTCGTATAATATTAGGAAGTTCACCAGCACGTCGAGGAACAGCTGTTACGGGGGTGCCATTTGAGGATGCGAAACATCTTCAAAAAGAAACTGGTATTTTGATTGATAAGTTTTATATTAACAAATCATCTTCAGGTTTTTTATATGATGTAATTGAAAAATATGGTGGATGCAAAAAGTTTTATTCGGATTTTTATATGAATTTTGTCTGCCCTGTTGGTATAGTTAGAACCAATTCAAAGGGAAATGAGGTTAACTGTAATTATTATGATAGTAAAAAATTGCAAGAAACATTGTATTCTTTGATTGTTAGTTCAATACAGGCACAAATTGATTTTGGGATCGATACTTCTGCGTGTTATTGTATAGGAAGTGGAGATAATTATACATTTTTATCTAAAATAAACAAAAAATATAATTTTTTTGATGAAATCATACCTTTGGAACATCCGAGATTTATAATGCAGTATAATTCTAAACATAAATATGAATATTTTGAAAAGTATTTGACAGCTTTAAGGCAAAGTCATAACAAAGATATCATGGACACCATAAGAAAAACTATTAAGGCACGCATCTGGAAGGACGGTAAAGAAATCCGCCCAGAAGATCAGTCTCTTCCGGTAAATCAGGTATACGCTTGGCTTTTTACTCACGATAATAAAATAGCCATCGTCTCTAAGGATGGTCGAAAGTGGCAGCTGCCCGGTGGAAAGCCAAATAAGCACGAGACTTACTTGCAAACCATCGTACGTGAAGTAGCGGAGGAGACGGGAATTAATACAGACAGTGTGTCTAGTCAGTATAAGTTTTTTGGCTATTACGATATCTTGGAAACAGATAACTTAAAAAATGATGACGAGTACTTGCAGCTTCGGGTTAGCCTGAAACTTAATAAGAATGCCGATGAGTATATCTTACATCAACAGAACGAGGACGAAGAGCAAATACAGGAAGAGCAGATACGGTATGCTAAATTTGTGACAGTTGATGAACTCACACAACACATTCCATGGGCAAGTGAGAGCGCGGAGTTGAAAGCCGCTATACAAAGTCAAATAAATTTTCCCGTATCACATTAGCGCATTTTTCGATTGCAACCTCATGACCGAGTGAATATCCATTGCGCTTCAGCTTCGGCAGTTCGCGCACTTCGTGAAACATCATATTAAGTTCGGGCACGAAAAATAATTCCCGAAACGGCATTCCTTTAAGTCGGGATTCCTCTCGTGGCTCAGTTAAGATGACGCCAGAATTTTTTCCAAAAATCACTTTCTCGCGACCATTGGAAAAATTTATTACAAGACATGTCGTGTATTGCGCTCGTCTGTTTGCCTTATTTTCAAGCTTCTTCAGGCAATAATCTACGATTTCTTGATCACTCATCTCGCGACCATCCCAGCGTCTTGTAAATACGCCAGGCTCGCCATTTAGGGCGTCAATTTCCATGCCGGAATCATCGGCGATAATTATCAGGTTTTTATCATTTTCGTGTAAATGATGCCTTGTGTGTCGCGCCTTCAATAGGGCATTTTGTTCAAATGTCGTGCCTGTTTCTATGTAGTCAGGAATTTGATAGTCCAAATCTGCCAACGAAATAATTGACGTCTGTGGGGCGAATTTATGAAACGCGGCAACGAATTCTGCGTATTTGCCTGGGTTTTTGGTGGCGAAAAGTATAGTTGCTGTCATTGAGTATGATTATATCAATTATCATAAATATCGAAAAATTGCTAATTTGACGACATTATAATATCATCAAACCAAGCAATGATAATTTCATCCATATACAAAACAGTCGATAACGACGGGCTAATCGCTCATATTTATGAACATTTATTAGCTCAGTATGTTTTGAAGCGTCTTCAAGACAATGAGTTCTTTGTTCTGAGCGATATCATACTGTCTGCAAAAACATATGGCGACACTTGTTTTATGGACGCCGAATTATATAGTCCAGAAGCGAAAAAGACATATGACGAGGCATTGCGAGAGTTTGATAAATTAGTCATTCCAGAAGATGATATTTTGAGGGCTGCTGGCGAGTGTGGAATAGAAATGAATCGAAATATAGTAGAAGTCGACCGAAGTGAACTGAGTAAAAAGCTACGCGAAGTTCAGATTTCTTCGTGGCGTAAGCAAATTGATATGGCGTATCGTAAGGCTCACGATGAGAGCTCTGTTAATACGCTTTTTCGTACTTCGTATATAAAATATAGTAAAGAGTCTGACGATCTTTTTCGTGAATGCGTTCTGGAGTATTCAATTGATGAAAGTCATATACAAACGCCGGTTGATCAAGCTCTGGCGGCAATTGTTATGCAGATTGTGGCTCTCAATTTCTTGACGGTCGTGCGAGAAAAATATACAGTGTATGATCGTGGCGATCAGTGGTCGGAGGCGTCAATTTCAGTTGGATACAGAATGTTTCTTGGACTATTGAAGAAAGATGACAAAATAATTAATCAATTGAGATATGATTTCTTAGAGTATATAAAAAGTCTATCGTCGTCTGCCTTTTGTGATAATTTACGAAAAGCTCTTGTTCGATGTTCGGACAATCATAAACAGGTTATATTAAACAGGAGTACGCTAAATGCGATCCTTGGAGGGTGTATTATTGGCGGCAAAGGTTGGTTGGAGATGGCGGATAGTGCTCGAATAGGGCAAATGATCAATTCAATCGAGCTAGACATATATGAGGTTAATTCATAGCTTGAAAACCTTGCATTTTACCTCTAATCTGTGTTAAAATACTGAAGTTAATATCAAATCACACGAAAGGTGAGTAATGAGTCTGAGTCGAATCGGAAAACTGCCGGTGATTATTCCGGCCGGTGTGACAATCACGGTTGACTCTGGTGATGTGGTCGTTAAAGGACCAAAGGGTGAATTAAAGCAATTCATCACACCAGCAGTTGAGGTGAAAGTCGAAGATGGACAAGTCACGGTGCATCCTAAGGACGAGTCCAAAGTAGCCCGCAGTCAGCATGGTCTGATGCGCGCGCTAATCAACAACATGGTAATCGGTGTAACCAAAGGCTATGAAAAGCGCCTAGAGGTTAACGGTGTCGGTTTCCGTGTTAACTCAAGCAACAACGAGCTAGAAATGGCACTTGGATTTTCACATCCAGTCAAATACAAAGCCCCAGAAGGCGTAACTGTTGCCAACGAAAAAATGATTATCGTTGTTAGCGGTATCAATAAACAACAAGTCGGCCAAGTTGCAGCGGAAATCCGCGCATTGAAGAAGCCTGAACCATACAAGGGCAAGGGTATCAAGTATGTCGACGAGCAGATTTTGCGTAAAGCAGGAAAGACAGGTAAGTAATCATGGCTGAAAATAAGAAGCTACTCAACCGCGCTCTTCGCAAAAACCGCGTTCGCGCTAAGGTTTCAGGCACGGCAGAGCGCCCACGCTTGACGGTTACTATTAGCAATTTGCACGTTAGCGCGCAATTGATTGACGATGTGGCTGGTAAAACATTGGCTGCAGCAACTACAGTTGGAACAAAAGCGACTGGCACGATGACTGAAAAAAGTGCCGCTATTGGTGCTGAAATTGCTAAAAAAGCAAAGAAAATTAAGATTAGCGCAGTGGTGTTTGATCGAAATGGTCGTCAATACGCTGGCCGCCTAAAGGCTTTGGCTGATGCTGCGCGCCAAGAAGGATTGGAGTTTTAGTATGGCAGAGCAAGCTGCAAATACTACCCCACGTGCAGAAGGTCGTCGACCTCGAAATCCACGTGGTGGTCGCCGCGATGACCGGCGAAATGTGCGCGATGACGCACCAAAAGAGTTTGAAGAATTGGTAATCAACATTGACCGCGTTTCTCGCGTGGTTAAAGGTGGTCGCCGTTTCCGATTTAAGGCTTTGGTGGTTGTTGGTAACCGCAAAGATAAAGTTGGTGTCGGTGTTGCTAAGGGCGCAGACGTTCAAGCTGCAGTCGCTAAGGCTACGTCAGTCGCTAAAAAGCACTTGATTACATTACCATTAAACGGCGAAACAATCCCACACGACAGCGAAGTTAAATTCTCTGGCGCACGCGTATTGATCAAGCCAGCCGCTCCTGGTACTGGTATTATCGCTGGTGGTGTAGTTCGTCAGATTATCGGTGTAACAGGCGTTCGTAACCTATTGACCAAATCTCTTGGCTCAACTAACAAGGTTAACATTGCTTATGCGACTATCGAAGCTCTAAAGTCATTAGTTCCACGCGATCAATGGCTAAGTGCTCAGCCTGTAAAAAAGGTTGCTAAAAAGGAGGCTAAATAATGAAGTACAATGATCTCCAAGTTTCAGCAAACAAGAATAAAAAGCGCGTTGGTCGCGGTATTGCTGCTGGTCAAGGTAAGACTGCTGGTCGCGGTACTAAAGGTCAGAACGCCCGAACAGGTAAGAAGCTTCGCGTAATGTTCCAAGGTGGTCAGCGTCCACTAGCTCAAGCTGTGCCAAAGGCTCGCGGATTCAAGAGTTTGCGAACCCCAGCTCAAGTTGTGTACATGGATCACTTGAACGCATTTGACGGCAAAACCGTTGACAATGCTTTGTTGTTCACTGAAGGCTACATTGCAACTCCTTTCCACACGGTTAAGGTGATTGCTCGTGGTGAATTGAAGGCTAAGGTTGACTTGAAAGTACAAGCTGCCTCAGCTTCAGTTGTTGCCGCTATCGAAAAAGCCGGTGGCTCATTCGAGAAAGTAGCTACACCTCTACGCCAAAGTGCGAAAGAAGCTGAAGAGAAATAATTTTTCTCAGTAACAATAAATCCCCTTCGAAAGAGAAGGGGATTTTCTTTTGCTTTGATATCTTAGACTATTTTTCGCTACATTCTTGTGGCACGACTAGATAAATAGTCACGTTTCTGTCGGCTGTGTCATCGCTACTGTCGTGATTGGCGATTTTTGGCTCAGAGATAATAATCTTATTCTCAGGAAAACCTTGCGAAACTAGACCTTGTTTGACTTTATCGGCGCGCTCCATGGCTAATTTTGTGCCAGCACTTGTCTTTGAACTCTCGTATGTTTGACCGACCAGCTCAATTGAAAATTCCTTTTGACTATTTGATTTGTATAGTGAACCCAGTTTAGCTAGTTCGTCAACGGCAATTCCTTCATATGTATATTGCGTCGAATCCGCATTGAAGAAAACATTTTTAAAATTATATTTACCATTGTTAAGTACAAAAGAGCCATCTTTCATATGGCCATAACCGGCTTTTCGAAAATCAGCAGACGTCAAACATTTTGAATCTGATTTAGCTAAGTTCTGCTTTTTGTCTTCGTTTTTCTTCTCGTCCTTAGGTTTGGCCGTCTCTTTGCGCGAAATATTAGCGTCTTTTGAAGGAGTGATTTTATTTGACACAAGAACAATTGCCACCACTATTCCGATTACCGCCAGCACTCCCAGGATTGCCAGTGTAACCCATAGCCACAATTTACTTTTCTTTGGTGGATAATTTTGGGGCAATTCTGGGTTTGGTGGTGGCGTAATTGGTGGAGTTGATGGGATTTCAGGTTGCTGTTGCATATAATACCTCGTTTACATTATATTATTGACTCAATTATAACGCATACGCTTTTATGTTTTTAGTATGGAAATATCCGCTAAGGTAATGTATAATTAACAGAGTTAAGAATTGTTAGTGACTATGAGGGGCTAAAACATGAATTGGAGAATAATTTTTCGCTCACTGAAAAATAAAGATATGCAAAAACGACTATTTATCGTCGTGGGAATAATCGTTGTTTATCGATTATTGGCGCACATTCCAGTGCCATTGGCGGAACCAAC
It encodes the following:
- the abc-f gene encoding ribosomal protection-like ABC-F family protein; its protein translation is MIDLKNVSYETNSRELFSDVSFAINAGDKIGLVGSNGAGKTTLLKIINGDIQPTSGDIISSGEEIGILPQNLNKWLDKTVYDFIEEVTGVKSAREEFDYQCERLTQEASEKTLLIYGEALERYEKFEVANFDTTIKKALSRADLGDIDPDRCLNTFSGGQRTRIALAAVFASRYDLILLDEPTNNLDDSGVILLEDFINNSPASFLIVSHDRHFLRNTAERIIELTGSKGVNKYNLGYDEYIEARREARQAMTDRYEQYEKEKKRLYRVARDARIRANSAKASHKKSDSDKLNDNFRKERASSNIAGAAGGVESRLRQLDEPERVEDEISIKFAFDEVSSKKYSLISVQSLSISHDGEKMIGPVTFNVRPDDKILIQGENGSGKSSLLNFIMGNNTPEYHRGEIKKGENAKIIYMNQSQSLPLKDNSPLDNLRYLSPKLELHDAINILIRFGLDKRTISSTKAIDLSGGERAKVLLAAMSTNSPDLIILDEPTNNLDIPTIEALELALGQYKGGVVIASHDQDFIENIGITEKIKI
- a CDS encoding NUDIX hydrolase — encoded protein: MDTIRKTIKARIWKDGKEIRPEDQSLPVNQVYAWLFTHDNKIAIVSKDGRKWQLPGGKPNKHETYLQTIVREVAEETGINTDSVSSQYKFFGYYDILETDNLKNDDEYLQLRVSLKLNKNADEYILHQQNEDEEQIQEEQIRYAKFVTVDELTQHIPWASESAELKAAIQSQINFPVSH
- a CDS encoding non-canonical purine NTP pyrophosphatase — its product is MTATILFATKNPGKYAEFVAAFHKFAPQTSIISLADLDYQIPDYIETGTTFEQNALLKARHTRHHLHENDKNLIIIADDSGMEIDALNGEPGVFTRRWDGREMSDQEIVDYCLKKLENKANRRAQYTTCLVINFSNGREKVIFGKNSGVILTEPREESRLKGMPFRELFFVPELNMMFHEVRELPKLKRNGYSLGHEVAIEKCANVIRENLFDFV
- the rplF gene encoding 50S ribosomal protein L6, producing MSRIGKLPVIIPAGVTITVDSGDVVVKGPKGELKQFITPAVEVKVEDGQVTVHPKDESKVARSQHGLMRALINNMVIGVTKGYEKRLEVNGVGFRVNSSNNELEMALGFSHPVKYKAPEGVTVANEKMIIVVSGINKQQVGQVAAEIRALKKPEPYKGKGIKYVDEQILRKAGKTGK
- the rplR gene encoding 50S ribosomal protein L18; its protein translation is MAENKKLLNRALRKNRVRAKVSGTAERPRLTVTISNLHVSAQLIDDVAGKTLAAATTVGTKATGTMTEKSAAIGAEIAKKAKKIKISAVVFDRNGRQYAGRLKALADAARQEGLEF
- the rpsE gene encoding 30S ribosomal protein S5, which encodes MAEQAANTTPRAEGRRPRNPRGGRRDDRRNVRDDAPKEFEELVINIDRVSRVVKGGRRFRFKALVVVGNRKDKVGVGVAKGADVQAAVAKATSVAKKHLITLPLNGETIPHDSEVKFSGARVLIKPAAPGTGIIAGGVVRQIIGVTGVRNLLTKSLGSTNKVNIAYATIEALKSLVPRDQWLSAQPVKKVAKKEAK
- the rplO gene encoding 50S ribosomal protein L15; translated protein: MKYNDLQVSANKNKKRVGRGIAAGQGKTAGRGTKGQNARTGKKLRVMFQGGQRPLAQAVPKARGFKSLRTPAQVVYMDHLNAFDGKTVDNALLFTEGYIATPFHTVKVIARGELKAKVDLKVQAASASVVAAIEKAGGSFEKVATPLRQSAKEAEEK
- a CDS encoding OmpA family protein, whose product is MQQQPEIPSTPPITPPPNPELPQNYPPKKSKLWLWVTLAILGVLAVIGIVVAIVLVSNKITPSKDANISRKETAKPKDEKKNEDKKQNLAKSDSKCLTSADFRKAGYGHMKDGSFVLNNGKYNFKNVFFNADSTQYTYEGIAVDELAKLGSLYKSNSQKEFSIELVGQTYESSKTSAGTKLAMERADKVKQGLVSQGFPENKIIISEPKIANHDSSDDTADRNVTIYLVVPQECSEK